GGGGATTTGGCTCTAATTTCAGGCAAAACATTTGCTGCCTGTTCATTTAGTACTGCCAGACGGACTATTTCACATCCGGCACCTGCCAGGGCATTAATTTGACTCAGGGTGGCAGCTACATCTCTCGTATCCGTGTTGGTCATGCTTTGAACCCGAACAGGGTTATCACCGCCAACACCTACAGAGCCGATTTTTACTTCCTTTGTTTTTTTTCGTAAAATCATTTAGTGTTTGATTGCTACTTGATTGTTAGATGATTATCTGCTCAGAAAGGATTCAGACTTCCGTTCGTTCTTAAATCTTGAAACTCTCTAGCTTATTAAATAACAAAAGCCGGGGACAAAAACAACTATGTCAAGTAAGATTAAATTAGCAGTGAGTGCTTGCCTACTGGGGGAAAATGTGCGCTACGACGGCGGGCATAAGCTGGAACCCATCATCCGCGAAAAACTTGGTCCATTTGTAGATTTTATTCCTATTTGTCCGGAAGTGGAATGCGGTTTGCCAATACCTAGAGAACCTATGCGACTAATGGGTAAGCCCAACAATCCACGGCTAATGACTATTACAACCAGAACCGATCATACCCAAAAAATGAACGACTGGGCCAGGAAAAAACTAAAGGTGTTGGCAAAACAAAATGTTTGTGCTTATATCTTTAAAAGCAAATCACCGAGTTGTGGACTAACCAGAATTAAAATCTATGGTGACCACAGTCAGCCTATTGGCCTGGGCGCAGGTCTCTGGGCCAGGATGTTCATGCAGCGCTTTCCTCATGTCCCTGTTGTGGATGAGGCCAGCTTCTATGAACCCGGATTTTGGGAGATGTTCATTGGCCGTATGTTTTCAACCAAGTAGCTCGTAACCTGCCTTACAATTTGTGGTCTTTGGTCCCGGTATAAGTAAAGGCTTTTCTGATCATTTTAAAGTATCTGCCTTTATCAATGCCAATGACCTGTCCGCAGGGACACTTAACTTTCTCCCCATCTAATTTATAAGCATAAATCCTGGTTATCCTGGTCTTATGGCAACGCAAAACTTCTCCAGGCCCTACTTTTTTATACTTCCAAAGTTTTTGTTTACAAGCTGAACATCTAATAGTGAGCATAATCAACTCTTTTTTAAAAAAACACCCGCTCAGCATCACACCACAGTAAGAGTTTAAGCAGGCATTGACTATTGTTCAAGAAACATTATTGTTGTTCTCTCAAATATTGTGTCTTACCTAGTTTCAATGATCAAACATTCAGAAGTCAAGCGTGACTCAAGACTTCTGACGGAACAAAGGAGTCTGGTATGGAAATAGTTGACGTACTCATCGTTGGTAAAGGTCCGGCTGGCCTTTCTGCGGCCATTTACACTTCCAGGGCAGGATTGAATACCTTGATCCTGGGGTGCGCCCCGAAAGTAGCGGGCGATTATGATATAGACAATTATTTTGGTTTTCCGGAAACGATTTCAGGCAAGGAATTAATCGAATTAGGCCAGAAGCAGGCCCAAAAATTTGGAGCCAAAATCCGCTGTGAAAAGGTTCTTAGCATTTATCAGCAAGAGGATGGGCTATTTAAAGTCAAGACTGAAAAAGGAGAAATTCTGGCCAAAGCAATAATCCTGGCAACAGGCGTATCCAGAATCAAACCAGGAATCAAAAACCTTTCTGACTATGAAGGCAAAGGGGTATCTTATTGTGTCAGCTGCGATGGCTTCTTTTACCGGAACAAAAAGGTCATGGTCCTGGGCGAAGGTATTTTTGCGGCCAACCAAGCCATTGAACTCAAAGAATACACACCACATGTAAAAATTTGTACCCAAAATAAAAAAATAACCATGACTGAAGAATTTAAGGAGAGGTTAAAAAAATTAGATATTCCCGTCATTGAGAAAAAAATTGACTATCTCGAAGGAAAGGATTTTTTAGAACGCGTAGTTTATAGCGATGGAGAAAAAGAAGAAGTAGATGGTTTGTTTGTTGCTATGGGAGAAGCTTCCTCTCTGGATTTCGCTTACACCCTGGGTATCACCCGCAGGGGAGTATTTATTGAAGCTGATGCCGAACAAAAAACAAATGTGCCTGGTGTATTTGCTGCTGGAGACTGTGTGGGCCGCTTTTTACAGATTAGTGTAGCTGTCGGGGAAGGAGCTATAGCCGCCCGTTCAGCCATTAATTATGTCAAGGGATTAGATCGTAATTCCTAGTTTGTTATAGGCTATGAAAAAAAGATGGTGTAATCCGCCACTAACTTTTTGCCCAAACACGAATTAAAAAATTCGACTTATAAAAAAAATATTGACAACAAGCACTAAAAAAACTAACAGCCTTCTTTTGCTTATCTTGGGCCTATAGCTCAGTTGGCAGAGCCCCCGGCTCATAACCGGATGGTCCCAGGTTCGAATCCTGGTAGGCCCACCACTAAAGGAGATAATTTGCTGTTCAAATCATTCCAGCAATCAGCACAGCCTATTTTGAGGCGAGTTATACTGAAAGGTGCTTCCTTAAAACCAATGGGAGCACCTTTTTTTATTCTGAACAATGCATTACCAACATCTTATTAATCTGATTGAACAAACAGCTCCTCTTTCCCTGGCCGCGGATTGGGATAATAGCGGTGTGCAAATAGCAGGGAAAAAAAAGAATATAAAAAAACTTGTCCTTGCCCTTGAGCCAAACTTGGAGATTATAAACACAGCTCTGGAACAGGATGCTGATTTTATTCTCTGTCATCATCCTCTGACATTAAAACCGCGGCTTCCCAATCGCTTAGACTCCTTTCACTCCATTTTAAGTAAGCTTTTAAAGGCAGAAAGCTGGCTTTATTCTGCGCATACCTCTCTGGATGCCAACCCGGATGGTCCAGTCAACTGGCTAGGCGCGAAATTGGCGCTCAAAGAAATGACAGTGCTCGCCCCAATGTCAGTGGATACAACGCAAAAACCCGTTGGTTTTGGCTGTATTGGTTCCCTCCCAGAGGCTGTATCAACCCAAACTTTCCTGATCGGCTTACAAACGATACTCCCTGAACAAAAGTGGCGTTTAATCGGAAACAAACCACAACAAGTTGAAAAAATAGCTTATTGTCCTGGTTCAGGAGCTGAATTGGCTAGCAGAGCGTTCTCTCTGGGGGCTGACATTTTTATAACCGGGGATATTAAATATCATCAAGCCCTGGAAATTACCGAACAAGGTTTCGCCATTGATGTAGGACACTTTATTTTGGAAGAAAAAATGATGTACTACTGGTACAAAGAACTAAAAAATAAACTTGACCTGGAAATCTTCTTTATTCCAGGTAAAGATCCTTTTTATAGCTAAAGCAAACTACAAAATTAGTGAGGAGGCATATACGCATGTACATTGAACAAATTAAAAAATTGGTTGAGTTACAGGGACTAGACTCCGAGCTCCTTGTACTCAAAGAGCAACTAGTTGAGGCACCAAAACATCTTGAAGAGTTAAGAGATAAATTCAACACACTCAAAGAACAAAAGAGCCAGATTAAAGAAAAGCTGAGCATTTTAAAAGAACAAAAAGGCAAGCTGGAGCACGATATTGAAGAAGATGCAAATAGGATTCGAAAAAGCAAAAATAAATTAATGATGGTCGAAAACGCTAGAGAATATCATGCCATGATGCGCGAATTG
This sequence is a window from Desulfovulcanus ferrireducens. Protein-coding genes within it:
- a CDS encoding DUF523 domain-containing protein → MSSKIKLAVSACLLGENVRYDGGHKLEPIIREKLGPFVDFIPICPEVECGLPIPREPMRLMGKPNNPRLMTITTRTDHTQKMNDWARKKLKVLAKQNVCAYIFKSKSPSCGLTRIKIYGDHSQPIGLGAGLWARMFMQRFPHVPVVDEASFYEPGFWEMFIGRMFSTK
- a CDS encoding Nif3-like dinuclear metal center hexameric protein, producing MHYQHLINLIEQTAPLSLAADWDNSGVQIAGKKKNIKKLVLALEPNLEIINTALEQDADFILCHHPLTLKPRLPNRLDSFHSILSKLLKAESWLYSAHTSLDANPDGPVNWLGAKLALKEMTVLAPMSVDTTQKPVGFGCIGSLPEAVSTQTFLIGLQTILPEQKWRLIGNKPQQVEKIAYCPGSGAELASRAFSLGADIFITGDIKYHQALEITEQGFAIDVGHFILEEKMMYYWYKELKNKLDLEIFFIPGKDPFYS
- a CDS encoding NAD(P)/FAD-dependent oxidoreductase, whose protein sequence is MEIVDVLIVGKGPAGLSAAIYTSRAGLNTLILGCAPKVAGDYDIDNYFGFPETISGKELIELGQKQAQKFGAKIRCEKVLSIYQQEDGLFKVKTEKGEILAKAIILATGVSRIKPGIKNLSDYEGKGVSYCVSCDGFFYRNKKVMVLGEGIFAANQAIELKEYTPHVKICTQNKKITMTEEFKERLKKLDIPVIEKKIDYLEGKDFLERVVYSDGEKEEVDGLFVAMGEASSLDFAYTLGITRRGVFIEADAEQKTNVPGVFAAGDCVGRFLQISVAVGEGAIAARSAINYVKGLDRNS